One Pseudomonas lalucatii genomic window carries:
- the trkA gene encoding Trk system potassium transporter TrkA: MKIIILGAGQVGGTLAEHLASEANDITVVDTDGDRLRELGDRLDIRTVQGRGSFPAVLRQAGADDADMLVAVTNSDEVNMIACQVAYTLFHTPTKIARVREAAYLTRSGLFNNESIPVDVLISPEQVVTNYIKRLIEYPGALQVIDFAEGKAQLVAVRAYYGGPLVGQQLKQLREHMPNVDTRVAAIFRRNRPIMPKGDTVIEADDEVFFIAAKAHIRAVMSEMRRLEDSYKRVVIAGGGHIGERLAEAIESRYQVKIIEMNPARCRYLSENLDSTVVLQGSASDRDLLVEENINDADIFLALTNDDEANIMSSLLAKRLGARKVMTIINNPAYVDLVQGGEIDIAISPQLATIGTLLTHVRRGDIESVHSLRRGAAEAIEAIAHGDAKSSKVVGRMIEEIALPPGTTIGAIIRDEEVLIAHDDTVIESGDHVILFLVDKKYIRAAESLFQVGLTFF; the protein is encoded by the coding sequence CACCGACGGCGACCGCCTGCGCGAGCTCGGCGACCGCCTGGACATCCGCACCGTGCAGGGCCGCGGCTCGTTTCCGGCGGTGCTGCGCCAGGCCGGCGCGGACGACGCCGACATGCTGGTGGCGGTGACCAACAGCGACGAAGTCAACATGATCGCCTGCCAGGTGGCCTACACCCTGTTCCACACCCCGACCAAGATCGCCCGGGTGCGCGAGGCCGCCTACCTGACCCGCAGCGGCCTGTTCAACAACGAATCCATCCCGGTGGACGTGCTGATCAGCCCGGAACAGGTGGTGACCAACTACATCAAGCGCCTGATCGAGTACCCCGGCGCCCTGCAGGTGATCGACTTCGCCGAGGGCAAGGCCCAGCTGGTGGCGGTCAGGGCCTACTACGGCGGCCCGCTGGTGGGCCAGCAGCTCAAGCAGCTACGCGAGCACATGCCCAACGTCGACACCCGGGTGGCGGCGATCTTCCGCCGCAACCGGCCGATCATGCCCAAGGGCGATACGGTGATCGAGGCCGACGACGAGGTGTTCTTCATCGCCGCCAAGGCCCATATCCGCGCGGTGATGAGCGAGATGCGCCGTCTCGAGGACAGCTACAAGCGGGTGGTGATCGCCGGCGGCGGGCATATCGGCGAGCGCCTGGCCGAAGCCATCGAGAGCCGCTACCAGGTGAAGATCATCGAGATGAATCCGGCGCGCTGCCGCTACCTGTCGGAGAACCTGGACAGCACCGTGGTGCTGCAGGGCAGCGCCTCGGACCGCGACCTGCTGGTGGAAGAGAACATCAACGACGCCGACATCTTCCTCGCCCTGACCAACGACGACGAGGCCAACATCATGTCCTCGCTGCTGGCCAAGCGTCTCGGCGCGCGCAAGGTGATGACCATCATCAACAACCCGGCCTATGTCGACCTGGTCCAGGGCGGCGAGATCGACATCGCCATCAGCCCGCAGCTGGCCACCATCGGCACCCTGCTGACCCACGTGCGCCGCGGCGACATCGAGAGCGTGCACTCGCTGCGCCGCGGCGCGGCCGAGGCCATCGAGGCCATCGCCCACGGCGACGCCAAGTCGAGCAAGGTGGTCGGGCGCATGATCGAGGAGATCGCCCTGCCGCCGGGCACCACCATCGGCGCGATCATCCGCGACGAGGAGGTGCTGATCGCCCACGACGACACGGTGATCGAGTCCGGCGACCACGTGATCCTGTTCCTGGTCGACAAGAAATACATCCGCGCGGCGGAAAGCCTGTTCCAGGTCGGGCTAACCTTCTTCTAA
- a CDS encoding DNA-3-methyladenine glycosylase I has product MPRCFWCTEDPLYQAYHDREWGVPQRDPQALFELLLLEGFQAGLSWITVLKKRARYREVLHGFDPERLAQLSDAEIDALMQDPGIIRNRLKLKAARQNARAWLRLEDPVALLWSFVGGAPKVNHFAARGEVPAVTAEAEAMSRALKKAGFTFVGPTICYAYMQAAGMVMDHTTDCERYAELAAG; this is encoded by the coding sequence ATGCCACGCTGCTTCTGGTGCACCGAAGACCCGCTCTACCAGGCCTATCACGACCGCGAATGGGGGGTGCCGCAGCGCGATCCCCAGGCCCTGTTCGAGCTGCTGTTGCTCGAGGGCTTCCAGGCCGGCCTGTCGTGGATCACCGTGTTGAAGAAGCGCGCGCGCTATCGGGAGGTGCTGCACGGCTTCGACCCCGAGCGCCTGGCGCAGCTGAGCGACGCCGAGATCGACGCCTTGATGCAGGACCCCGGCATCATCCGCAACCGCCTCAAGCTCAAGGCTGCGCGGCAGAACGCTCGGGCCTGGCTCAGGCTGGAGGACCCGGTGGCGCTGCTCTGGTCCTTCGTCGGCGGCGCGCCGAAGGTCAACCACTTCGCCGCGCGCGGCGAGGTGCCGGCGGTCACCGCCGAGGCCGAGGCCATGAGCCGCGCGCTGAAGAAGGCCGGCTTCACCTTCGTCGGTCCGACCATCTGCTACGCCTACATGCAGGCCGCCGGCATGGTCATGGACCACACCACCGACTGCGAGCGCTACGCCGAGCTGGCGGCCGGCTGA
- the glyQ gene encoding glycine--tRNA ligase subunit alpha: protein MSQTTPAVRTFQDLILTLQQYWAEQGCVVLQPYDMEVGAGTFHTATFLRAVGPESWNAAYVQPSRRPTDGRYGENPNRLQHYYQFQVVLKPNPENFQELYLGSLAAIGIDPLVHDIRFVEDNWESPTLGAWGLGWEIWLNGMEVTQFTYFQQAGGIECYPVTGEITYGLERLAMYIQGVDSVYDLVWTDGPFGKVTYGDVFHQNEVEQSTYNFEHANVEKLFELFDFYESEANRLIELELPLPTYEMVLKASHTFNLLDARRAISVTERQRYILRVRTLARAVAQSYLQARRKLGFPMATPELRDEVLAKLEAAE, encoded by the coding sequence GTGAGCCAGACTACGCCTGCCGTGCGCACCTTCCAAGACCTGATCCTGACCCTGCAGCAGTACTGGGCCGAGCAGGGCTGCGTGGTGCTGCAGCCCTACGACATGGAAGTGGGCGCCGGCACCTTCCACACCGCCACCTTCCTGCGCGCCGTCGGCCCGGAATCCTGGAACGCCGCCTACGTGCAGCCGAGCCGCCGCCCCACCGACGGCCGCTATGGCGAGAACCCCAACCGTCTGCAGCACTACTACCAGTTCCAGGTGGTGCTCAAGCCCAATCCCGAGAACTTCCAGGAGCTGTACCTGGGCTCGCTGGCGGCCATCGGCATCGACCCCCTGGTGCACGACATCCGTTTCGTCGAGGACAACTGGGAGTCGCCGACCCTGGGCGCCTGGGGCCTGGGCTGGGAGATCTGGCTGAACGGCATGGAAGTGACCCAGTTCACTTACTTCCAGCAGGCCGGCGGCATCGAGTGCTACCCGGTGACCGGCGAGATCACCTACGGCCTCGAGCGCCTGGCCATGTACATCCAGGGCGTCGACTCGGTCTACGACCTGGTGTGGACCGACGGCCCGTTCGGCAAGGTCACCTACGGCGACGTGTTCCATCAGAACGAGGTGGAGCAGTCCACCTACAACTTCGAGCACGCCAACGTCGAGAAACTGTTCGAGCTGTTCGACTTCTACGAGAGCGAAGCCAACCGTTTGATCGAACTGGAGCTGCCGCTGCCGACCTACGAGATGGTGCTCAAGGCCTCGCACACCTTCAACCTGCTCGACGCCCGTCGCGCCATCTCGGTGACCGAACGCCAGCGCTACATCCTGCGCGTGCGCACCCTGGCCCGCGCCGTGGCCCAAAGCTACCTGCAGGCGCGGCGCAAACTCGGCTTCCCCATGGCCACCCCCGAACTGCGTGACGAAGTACTGGCCAAGCTGGAGGCTGCAGAATGA
- a CDS encoding PilZ domain-containing protein yields the protein MSNQRQHVRTSMKCRIKICHPSFGELVAQTRDLSDGGVYVKHPQLAALEAGTRVTGQVQDLPIEAPVLQMEVMRVDAEGVGLRFVEG from the coding sequence ATGTCCAACCAGCGCCAACATGTCCGTACGTCGATGAAATGCCGGATCAAGATCTGTCATCCGAGCTTCGGTGAGCTGGTGGCCCAGACTCGCGACCTGTCCGATGGCGGGGTGTACGTCAAGCACCCGCAACTCGCCGCGCTGGAAGCCGGCACCCGGGTCACCGGGCAGGTCCAGGACCTGCCGATCGAGGCGCCGGTGCTGCAGATGGAGGTGATGCGCGTGGATGCCGAGGGCGTCGGCCTGCGCTTCGTCGAGGGCTGA
- a CDS encoding lysophospholipid acyltransferase, producing the protein MEKLKGVLVVGFLRLLALLPWRAVQGLGSAIGWLMWKLPNGSRSVASTNLSKCFPELDAAAHQRLLRESLAGIGKTLTESACAWVWPAHKSLALVREVEGLEVLQQALASGKGVVGITSHLGNWEVLNHFYCAQCKPIIFYRPPKLKAVDELLAKQRVQMGNRVAPSTKEGILSVIKEVRRGGAVGIPADPEPSLSAGVFVPFCGVPTLTSKFVPGMLAGGKALGVFLHALRLADGSGYKVILEAAPEGMYSEDVGEGVAAMSAVIERYVRTYPSQYMWSMKRFKKRPDGEPKWY; encoded by the coding sequence GTGGAGAAGCTCAAAGGTGTGCTGGTGGTGGGCTTCCTGCGCCTGCTCGCCCTGCTGCCCTGGCGTGCCGTGCAAGGACTGGGCAGCGCCATCGGCTGGCTGATGTGGAAACTGCCCAATGGCTCGCGCAGCGTCGCCAGCACCAACCTGAGCAAGTGCTTTCCGGAGCTGGACGCGGCGGCCCATCAGCGCCTGCTGCGCGAGAGCCTGGCGGGCATCGGCAAGACCCTGACCGAGAGCGCCTGCGCCTGGGTCTGGCCGGCGCACAAGTCGCTGGCCCTGGTGCGCGAGGTGGAGGGCCTGGAGGTGCTGCAGCAGGCCCTGGCCTCCGGCAAGGGGGTAGTCGGCATCACCAGCCACCTGGGTAACTGGGAGGTGCTCAATCACTTCTACTGCGCCCAGTGCAAGCCGATCATCTTCTACCGTCCGCCCAAGCTCAAGGCGGTGGACGAGCTGCTGGCCAAGCAACGGGTGCAGATGGGCAACCGCGTGGCGCCCTCGACCAAGGAGGGCATCCTCAGCGTCATCAAGGAGGTGCGCCGCGGCGGCGCCGTGGGCATTCCCGCCGACCCCGAGCCGAGCCTGTCCGCCGGCGTGTTCGTGCCCTTCTGCGGCGTGCCGACCCTGACCAGCAAGTTCGTCCCCGGCATGCTCGCCGGCGGCAAGGCCCTGGGGGTGTTCCTGCATGCCCTGCGCCTGGCCGACGGCAGCGGCTACAAGGTCATACTCGAGGCCGCGCCCGAAGGCATGTACAGCGAGGATGTCGGCGAGGGCGTGGCCGCGATGAGCGCGGTGATCGAGCGCTACGTGCGCACCTATCCGAGCCAGTACATGTGGAGCATGAAGCGCTTCAAGAAGCGTCCGGACGGCGAGCCGAAGTGGTACTAG
- a CDS encoding tetratricopeptide repeat protein, with protein MLESLEKMLAQGMDNALLRFGLGKGYLDAGEFARAAEHLQRCVEHDPKYSAAWKLLGKAQLELGDQQAAERAWQQGIAAAQGHGDKQAEKEMTVFLKRLQRHQPGD; from the coding sequence ATGCTGGAGTCCCTGGAAAAAATGCTGGCCCAGGGCATGGACAATGCCCTGCTGCGCTTCGGCCTGGGCAAGGGCTACCTGGATGCCGGCGAATTCGCCCGCGCCGCCGAGCACCTGCAGCGCTGCGTGGAGCACGATCCCAAGTACTCCGCGGCCTGGAAGCTGCTCGGCAAGGCGCAGCTGGAGCTGGGCGACCAGCAGGCGGCCGAGCGGGCCTGGCAGCAGGGCATCGCCGCGGCCCAGGGCCACGGCGACAAGCAGGCGGAGAAGGAGATGACGGTGTTCCTCAAGCGCCTGCAGCGGCACCAGCCCGGCGACTGA